The following are from one region of the Myxocyprinus asiaticus isolate MX2 ecotype Aquarium Trade chromosome 2, UBuf_Myxa_2, whole genome shotgun sequence genome:
- the LOC127452208 gene encoding ras association domain-containing protein 7-like: MELKVWVDGIPRVVCGLSEETSCQDVVIALAQAIGQTGRYVLVQKLRDKERQLVANERPLESLAKLGQLGNEVQFILRRTGPTTSKGTDQGRVPPFPRPPVPEPPKHKEPKKALTFNLGPSTSPRTRVKHFEKPQRDSQAPRVSPSPSPSSSLVQAGLSKDALYQQILRQQGQLQAMQAQLETLERELGVWERAPPPTLSPDLLEKMDYLQQAVRQNEADLAHEQYWENEFRSEVQKENDILKQKNELHAALEKHSQMLHDKGNQSEQLEHDIKLLFERKRNGMHQARPSVEESVLIAKGKLDNQQHQGAELQASIEVTEKVLKLADEQLQAKTKELDDLNKELRQCNLQQFIKQTGVTPAQFSQQTDDIDFALLNPDGQSDEDSNSSILEFNPRTTAKQILGNPRSLQNPLVSSLHPEVLSS; this comes from the exons ATGGAGCTGAAGGTGTGGGTGGATGGCATTCCACGTGTAGTTTGTGGCCTATCTGAAGAGACATCTTGTCAGGATGTAGTCATCGCTCTAGCCCAGGCCATAG GGCAAACTGGTCGTTATGTGCTCGTCCAGAAACTAAGAGATAAGGAACGGCAGCTTGTGGCTAATGAACGCCCATTGGAGTCCCTGGCTAAACTGGGCCAGTTGGGTAATGAAGTGCAATTTATCCTACGTCGCACTGGCCCCACGACCAGTAAAGGCACTGACCAAGGCCGAGTCCCTCCCTTTCCCAGGCCCCCAGTTCCAGAGCCCCCCAAACACAAAGAGCCAAAAAAGGCTCTTACTTTTAATCTGGGGCCTTCCACATCACCCCGAACCCgtgtaaaacattttgaaaaaccaCAAAGAGACTCTCAAGCACCGAGGGTGTCCCCGTCCCCGTCTCCTTCCTCTTCCCTTGTCCAAGCTGGTTTGTCAAAAGATGCACTCTATCAGCAGATTCTTCGACAACAAGGGCAGCTACAAGCTATGCAGGCACAGCTGGAGACTCTGGAAAGGGAGCTTGGTGTTTGGGAGCGGGCTCCTCCTCCAACCCTTTCCCCTGACCTCCTTGAGAAAATGGACTACCTACAGCAGGCTGTGAGGCAGAACGAGGCAGATCTGGCTCATGAACAGTACTGGGAAAATGAATTTCGCTCTGAAGTTCAGAAAGAAAATGACATTCTAAAGCAAAAGAATGAACTCCATGCAGCTCTCGAAAAACACAGTCAAATGCTACATGACAAAGGCAACCAATCGGAGCAGCTGGAGCATGATATTAAGCTGCTTTTTGAGCGCAAGAGAAATGGTATGCATCAAGCCAGGCCCAGTGTTGAAGAGTCAGTACTCATTGCAAAGGGAAAACTGGACAACCAGCAGCACCAAGGGGCTGAACTGCAGGCATCGATCGAAGTGACAGAAAAGGTGTTAAAGCTGGCAGATGAGCAACTGCAG GCTAAAACAAAGGAACTGGATGATCTGAATAAGGAGTTACGTCAGTGTAACCTGCAACAATTCATAAAGCAAACAGGAGTCACCCCAGCACAGTTCAGTCAGCAAACAGATGACATTGATTTTGCTCTCCTCAACCCTGATGGACAGAGTGATGAAG ATTCTAATTCCTCCATCTTGGAGTTCAACCCTCGTACCACTGCCAAGCAAATTTTGGGGAACCCACGCAGCCTCCAGAACCCACTAGTCTCCAGCCTTCATCCGgagg TCTTGTCATCATGA